agagagctttgggaAAGCtggggttatggagtagtcatggaaaggggaaacctttcatgaaATGGCTAgatgaagaaggtcagacaagaggtctgaagctgggaaatgaagttgttcaaggaaacactacaaggagtgagattgaagcaaactttaggcaagtccaagcttgtgagagtcattgaggacagaggggtgatccgtggcttgagacaaggaaaggatgtagtgttatcagcttgtgggaaggctgagagaagtatggtcagagctagatgtggtgaagacacacacatcaaatccgagatgttgtgaagaaaggaggaagcaagatgtgatcttcagcttccttatggaagaggtatgtgagcttgttaaatatacatatgatgtgtgggaaataaacaggaagccagaaagatggaagggaggtacaagctgtaagaggggaaggttgagaaaactttctaaggagtggttaatgaagagaagagcatggagaaaggatagcgagtctgagcacttaagtgacaggatgagtgtaatcttgaagagaatcaaggatgtacttcagcagatggtataggagagtgttcatactcagcttacatggagagacagtaggagacagtgcggacatgagaggaatggataccaagagggcagatgagtttgtgacaaagaaggaatgggatgagttgggttaagcatgtgtatgctttggctacgacccggagtctgggtgctcctgccaaagcatccacatctaaacccatcatcattgattctggagcaacacaccacatgatcagtgacaagagactaatcagtgaggttaaagcagcaacagggagtgtcatgatagccaatggtaccaggatcccaatagaaggagtgggaaacctcaagctgtttgagaagaactccactgccttctacatacctcagtttacatccaatctatctcagttaagaaggctacagttgatctggattgtcaagtggttttcagaccaaatgaagttgagttccaggatttaaagactggaagagttattggcagaggagacagcaagcatcagctctatcatctccaaacaactgaggcgcctagtcttgtggagtctgtgtgtttaagcagcacaacggatagatgtgataatctcacatggcatgcaagctgggacatcctcatgccaaggaaattgaactgattctaccaagtatggcgttcaatcacttggagtgtgaagcctgtatacttggaaagcactgtaggacggtcttcccaacatcagagaccagatatgagaattgctttgatctggtgcattcagacgtgtggacagctccctgtatgtctagagacagccataagtactttgtgaccttcattgatgagaagtccaagtacacatggatcaccatgattccctcccaaagacagagtcctggaagccttcatgaacttccaagcatatgttactaaccagtacaatgccactgtgaagattttgaggtctgataatggaggagaatacactagcaatgcttcaagagtcatcttgcaaagcatgggattgtgcaacaaaactagctgtccttacacaccacaacaaagggggtggctgagaggaagaacagacatttgatggaggttgcgagatcaataatgttccacatgaatgtcctaagagttttggagtgatgctgttcagactgcttgctatctcatcaatagagtgccaacacgtgtcttgaagaaactgtctccctttgaagtattaaaacaaggccaagccacacacatagtcatttgagagtctttgggtgcttatgttatgtgatgattcccggagaaagaaggaacaagctagaagcaaagatactaaagctatgttcattgggtactcaatcaccagaaagggtacaagtgctatgatccagcaaccaggagagtgttggtgtctagagatgttaagttcatagagaccaaggggtggtattatgaagaaaagattggaaagacttggaagatctgtctcaagaaccaagaaacatggcagagaatctgaggaacatattggaaggcttggggtaaacatgtcccatgataaggttagagaacctgaaagaacaactctccttgatcatgaggggggaaatgagtctgaatcagagtgcaagagcagcaccaaggggattcaggtcatcatgatcaagtggtgacacaagaagtagagaatttTCCTCAGGTGTCAGTGGAGAGCAAGGAGAGggtcatgatcaagaggaggtgagtgagacagaaCCAGAGGGTCACGCAGAGGTTCATACTGAGGAACAGGTTCAAccattgaggaggagcacacggataaagagggatgcttccaactgggtaaacacgagagtgtactacaatgcccaggctgtggagcatccttctcaagctgtgtgttcctttgctgagtttccagaggagcatcatgcctttatgattagtctggatgagagttatgtaccaaggacttatgaagaagctatgttagacaaggaatggaaagaatcagtgggagctgaagcaggtgctatgatccaCTACAGGAAATAAGGGTTTTGATGGCACCGCTAAAGCGCTATAAGACGCTACCATAGCGTTGTAGAAAGCGCTCCAATATCGCCCGCGATAATAGGTCTCGTACATTTCATAGCGGATTTTTGTTGTGctattgatattttattattaatagcgGTTCTTGTTATGcaattgtaaatttgtattataGCGTCGCCAAAATgatattataactttttaactatagcattttttaaaattaaatatagcgATTTGTAATTACTATTGTCGTCTTCTATCAATAGCAATATTTGAACATTTCATTgcatttttttatatgcaattgtttcattttgtttataacaaattttatttaatattttgatttttaaaataatagagaatcaaaaaatgtaaaataaaaattaattctaattaaaattcgaagaaaattaaaatattcgaaaataaaaaatatattcaattctCACAAATTTTCcatgcaaaaaaaatcaatcagcAACTATAATTCCATCACAATCATCTCTAACACAAAAACTTTCATCATCAGACAATTGCTCTGTATCATCAAATTCCTGTGCGAGTAATGGTGCTCCGACAACGTCTTCCTCTGTCTCGAGTTCATGATATCCTCTCGGTGGTGCTCTCATAACAACATACCAAGGcgattcttcatcttctctagAGTAAAATACCTGTTTTGCTTGTGATGGTAGAATGTATGGATCTTGTAAATATGGCGTTTGGTTGACATGAAGATTGACAAGGGTGAAACCATCTTCTTCCTTAACACCGTAGCCTCTGTTCGCCCAATTACACTTGAATAAAGGAACGCTGAACATGTGGTAATCGAGAAGAATGATCTCTGTTATCACTCCATAATATGTGACCATATCGGCTGTATGTCTTGTATCTCTTGCAGAAGATCTACACATGCTGAAAGCTTCGTAAGTGACTCCACTATTCTGAGTCTTTCGCTTAACGGATTGTATGTGAAATCGGTTCCCGTTAATGACAAAACCTTTATTGGTATGAGCAGTAAACCTTGGTCCAAAGGCCAACCACCTCAGCTTCGTAGAATGCTCCTTTGAGTTAGAAGGTATCTAACAAGGATGTAAAACTGTGTGAGCTATGTGAATAGAAAAGTGAACAGATAGTGAAGTTGTACAAACCTTATTCTTCACCCATTCAGCAAATTGTTGGGTGTGATGCTTCCATAACAAAGTTTCATTTGTTGCTAATCGAACATCATTATCTTGCAGTTCTTGTAAGTGCTTCCTGGTTCTCATAACAAAGTAGAGAGTTATCAGActgataaaaaaatctgaatttgaGAGGGACAGTAGAACTTACTCAACATAGGGATCCATAATAGCCATATTCATCAAAACATATCGATGTGCTATGTCTCTATCTTTCTCTGAAAGAATAAGCTCTGTTCCCTTTTGCAGTGGTCGACCTTCAAGAACCATTCCATCAGACTGAATATCTTCATTACGGTTAAGTACTTCTTCAACGGGTACAGAATTCTTTAGGAACTCTAAACAAAAGGCTATGCATTCTCCAGCTAAGTACCCCTCAGCCATACATGCTTCTGGCCTAGCAAAATTCTTTACATATGCCTTGAGTGTTTTCATGTATCTACAGCTCAAACAATATAGCAATAGTTACAAACCTCAGTTGATCGGAAAAACAGTTCAGGATATAAACAATTTACATTACGCgaacaaaatgaaaacaaacctcTCAAACGGATACATCCAACGAAAGTGCACAGGACCTCCCAAACGTGCCTCTCTTGCTAGGTGTAAAGGAAGGTGGAACATGATATCGAAGAGCGATGGAGGAAAGAACCGCTCGAGTTGGCACATTGTCTCCACAAACTCATTTTCCAAAGTTATCAGCTTCTCCGCGTCAATAGCACGCTGACACAATCTGTTGAAGTAGTTACATACTCGAGTTACTGCCACTCTTGGTCCTCTTGGAAGCAACCCTCGTAACGCAGCAGGTAACAGATTTTGGATTAGTACATGATGATCATGGGATTTAAGACTTCCAATCATAGGAGGGTTAATTGAAACAACATTTGCAATATTACCGCAGTAGCCGTCAGGGCCTCTAAACGCAGACAACCTTTGACAAAATATCTTTTTCTCTTCCTTACTGAGCCAATAAGTTGCTGGAGGCAAGTAGAATCTCTTTCCCCGTACCTGTGTGTGCAAGTTTTTCCGGATTCCAATATCTTCTAAGTCCTGTCTCGCTTTGAGGCCATCTTTTGACTTAGCACTCTGCATCAGCGTTGATAATAATGCATCAGACAAGTTCTTTTCCACGTGCATGACGTCGATGTTGTGACGCACCGGCAAATCCTAACACATTGAAAACAGAATGATCAGTTAATGGATAAACAAAATGTGACAATCGTATCTCAGTCTAACAATAGCTATAATACCTTCCAGTACGGTAAATCGAAGAATATTGATCGTTTCTTCCACCTCCATTGATCACTCGTTTCATCATTTTCTTCGTCTTCAGCCACCTCATCTTCTGAGACAAcatttctcttccttttttttttctttgctaaagATCTTCCAAAGTCATTCCTGAAGTTCTTTAGTGTTGCAAATATTTCTGCACCGGTTTGAATCCTGTTTGCAGTCCCCTTCTCCACTGTATTATCAAACCATCCTTTCCTGCGTCTGTAGTGATGTCCAGGGCTTAGTCGCTTCCTATTCCCCAAATACACATACTTGCGACTAAACTTGAGCCACCTATTTGGTGTATCCTTTCCACAAACATTGCATGCTTGTTTCCCTTTAACTTTACAACCTGCCAAACTACCTAGAGCCGGGTAGTCGCTTATAGTCCACAACAACATAGCTTTTAGTGTGAACTTCTCTTTCAGGAATGAGTCGTATACCTGAATCCCCTCACTCCACAATTCTTGTAAGTCTTCAACCAGTGGCTCTAGATAAACATCAATGTTGTTGCTCGGAGCCGTCGGTCCAGGGATCAACATAGTCAACATGACGTTCTCAGCCTTCATACACAGAGTT
The window above is part of the Brassica napus cultivar Da-Ae unplaced genomic scaffold, Da-Ae ScsIHWf_2062;HRSCAF=2713, whole genome shotgun sequence genome. Proteins encoded here:
- the LOC106392781 gene encoding uncharacterized protein LOC106392781 isoform X1 → MEKAWVWLPRASLEYFEGATGFVTASARRLGDPTEILCPCTHCRNLSHQVLDKVTEHLVIRGMDKKYMRSSCWSLHGERRSDMNDSVPQSETEAYGLLRTAYFDSGEPDEPPSDDTGGEPVHGEPDEDSEFRKKLRDAETPLYLTCSKHTKVSAIMALYRIKVKSGMSEAYFDQLLSALHDMLPEGNVLPKSTDSIKKFLKIFGFGYEMIHACKNDCILYRKQYEELETCPRCSASRWEIDKHSNEEKKGIPAKVLRYFPIKDRFKRMFRSARMAEDLRWHANNATEDGIMRHPVDSLSWAQVNNKWPEFASEARNLRLGLSTDGMNPFSIQNTKYSTWPVLLVNYNLPPTLCMKAENVMLTMLIPGPTAPSNNIDVYLEPLVEDLQELWSEGIQVYDSFLKEKFTLKAMLLWTISDYPALGSLAGCKVKGKQACNVCGKDTPNRWLKFSRKYVYLGNRKRLSPGHHYRRRKGWFDNTVEKGTANRIQTGAEIFATLKNFRNDFGRSLAKKKKRKRNVVSEDEVAEDEENDETSDQWRWKKRSIFFDLPYWKDLPVRHNIDVMHVEKNLSDALLSTLMQSAKSKDGLKARQDLEDIGIRKNLHTQVRGKRFYLPPATYWLSKEEKKIFCQRLSAFRGPDGYCGNIANVVSINPPMIGSLKSHDHHVLIQNLLPAALRGLLPRGPRVAVTRVCNYFNRLCQRAIDAEKLITLENEFVETMCQLERFFPPSLFDIMFHLPLHLAREARLGGPVHFRWMYPFERYMKTLKAYVKNFARPEACMAEGYLAGECIAFCLEFLKNSVPVEEVLNRNEDIQSDGMVLEGRPLQKGTELILSEKDRDIAHRYVLMNMAIMDPYVEKHLQELQDNDVRLATNETLLWKHHTQQFAEWVKNKIPSNSKEHSTKLRWLAFGPRFTAHTNKGFVINGNRFHIQSVKRKTQNSGVTYEAFSMCRSSARDTRHTADMVTYYGVITEIILLDYHMFSVPLFKCNWANRGYGVKEEDGFTLVNLHVNQTPYLQDPYILPSQAKQVFYSREDEESPWYVVMRAPPRGYHELETEEDVVGAPLLAQEFDDTEQLSDDESFCVRDDCDGIIVAD
- the LOC106392781 gene encoding uncharacterized protein LOC106392781 isoform X2, translating into MEKAWVWLPRASLEYFEGATGFVTASARRLGDPTEILCPCTHCRNLSHQVLDKVTEHLVIRGMDKKYMRSSCWSLHGERRSDMNDSVPQSETEAYGLLRTAYFDSGEPDEPPSDDTGGEPVHGEPDEDSEFRKKLRDAETPLYLTCSKHTKVSAIMALYRIKVKSGMSEAYFDQLLSALHDMLPEGNVLPKSTDSIKKFLKIFGFGYEMIHACKNDCILYRKQYEELETCPRCSASRWEIDKHSNEEKKGIPAKVLRYFPIKDRFKRMFRSARMAEDLRWHANNATEDGIMRHPVDSLSWAQVNNKWPEFASEARNLRLGLSTDGMNPFSIQNTKYSTWPVLLVNYNLPPTLCMKAENVMLTMLIPGPTAPSNNIDVYLEPLVEDLQELWSEGIQVYDSFLKEKFTLKAMLLWTISDYPALGSLAGCKVKGKQACNVCGKDTPNRWLKFSRKYVYLGNRKRLSPGHHYRRRKGWFDNTVEKGTANRIQTGAEIFATLKNFRNDFGRSLAKKKKRKRNVVSEDEVAEDEENDETSDQWRWKKRSIFFDLPYWKDLPVRHNIDVMHVEKNLSDALLSTLMQSAKSKDGLKARQDLEDIGIRKNLHTQVRGKRFYLPPATYWLSKEEKKIFCQRLSAFRGPDGYCGLLPRGPRVAVTRVCNYFNRLCQRAIDAEKLITLENEFVETMCQLERFFPPSLFDIMFHLPLHLAREARLGGPVHFRWMYPFERYMKTLKAYVKNFARPEACMAEGYLAGECIAFCLEFLKNSVPVEEVLNRNEDIQSDGMVLEGRPLQKGTELILSEKDRDIAHRYVLMNMAIMDPYVEKHLQELQDNDVRLATNETLLWKHHTQQFAEWVKNKIPSNSKEHSTKLRWLAFGPRFTAHTNKGFVINGNRFHIQSVKRKTQNSGVTYEAFSMCRSSARDTRHTADMVTYYGVITEIILLDYHMFSVPLFKCNWANRGYGVKEEDGFTLVNLHVNQTPYLQDPYILPSQAKQVFYSREDEESPWYVVMRAPPRGYHELETEEDVVGAPLLAQEFDDTEQLSDDESFCVRDDCDGIIVAD